One stretch of Mangifera indica cultivar Alphonso chromosome 9, CATAS_Mindica_2.1, whole genome shotgun sequence DNA includes these proteins:
- the LOC123225386 gene encoding receptor protein kinase-like protein ZAR1 encodes MLLQLFLTLLFAPFSFCLNQDGLALLALKAAISTDPTRSLDSWSDSDSTPCHWAGIHCIRDQVNSLYLPNKSFTGYIPSELGLLNSLTRLNLAHNNFSKPIPPNLFKATNLVYLDLSHNSLSGPIPDQIKTLEDLTHLDLSSNRLNGSLPEFLLDLKGLTGTLNLSYNQFSGQIPEMYGHFPVMVSLDLRYNNLGGKIPQVGSLLNQGPTAFAGNPGLCGFPLQSPCPEAENPGPFSNPEEEQNPQDPEHYSSSKKKEKEGRTTGSVAVSVISGVSVVVGAVSVTVWLFRRKRRAREGRVKNDTTKCGDVVIEEEEGENGKFVVIDEGFNLELEDLLRASAYVVGKSRSGIVYKVVARRGSGVVVPSVVAVRRLSEGDTTWRLKEFEAEVEAIGRVQHPNIVRLKAYYYANDEKLVVSDFVRNGSLYTALHGEPSNSLPSLSWAARLKFAQGTARGLMYIHEHSPRKYVHGNIKSTKILLDDELRPHISGFGITRLVPGSSNVNKNQSIVSSAMGSRIWTVATVYLAPEARIYGSKFTQKCDVYSFGIVLLELLTGRLPDAGPDNDGKGLESFVRKVFREERPMSEIIDPTLLNEVHAKKQVLATFHIALNCTELDPEVRPRMRTVSENLDRIKSQ; translated from the exons ATGCTTCTTCAACTCTTTCTCACACTCTTGTTCGctcctttttctttctgtttGAACCAAGATGGCCTCGCTCTTCTCGCACTCAAGGCCGCCATTTCAACTGACCCAACTCGCTCCCTCGACTCATGGTCCGACTCAGACTCAACCCCGTGTCACTGGGCCGGCATTCACTGCATTAGAGATCAAGTCAACTCACTCTATCTCCCTAACAAAAGCTTCACTGGCTATATTCCCTCCGAACTCGGCCTCTTGAATTCACTTACTCGACTCAATCTTGCGCACAACAACTTCTCCAAACCAATACCTCCCAATCTCTTCAAAGCCACAAACCTCGTTTATCTCGATCTTTCTCATAACTCATTATCTGGTCCAATCCCTGATCAAATTAAAACTCTCGAAGACTTAACTCACTTAGATTTATCTTCAAACCGCCTGAACGGGTCCTTGCCCGAATTTCTACTCGACCTAAAAGGCCTAACCGGTACTCTAAACTTGtcttataatcaattttcaggTCAGATTCCGGAGATGTATGGGCATTTTCCGGTGATGGTGAGTTTGGATCTAAGGTATAATAATCTCGGTGGAAAGATACCTCAAGTGGGTTCACTATTGAACCAGGGGCCCACTGCATTCGCCGGAAACCCGGGGCTTTGTGGGTTTCCGTTGCAGAGTCCATGTCCAGAGGCTGAGAATCCCGGGCCTTTTTCAAACCCTGAAGAAGAACAGAACCCACAAGACCCCGAGCATTATAGCTCCagcaaaaagaaagagaaagaggggAGAACCACTGGGTCAGTGGCAGTTTCAGTAATTTCTGGTGTTTCTGTGGTGGTTGGTGCTGTTTCTGTCACGGTATGGCTGTTTCGGAGAAAACGACGAGCTCGTGAGGGCAGAGTGAAAAACGACACCACCAAGTGTGGTGATGTTGTGATTGAAGAAGAGGAGGGGGAAAATGGTAAATTTGTTGTGATAGACGAGGGGTTTAATTTAGAGTTGGAAGATTTATTGAGGGCTTCAGCTTACGTGGTGGGTAAAAGTAGAAGTGGGATTGTTTACAAGGTTGTTGCAAGGAGAGGATCCGGTGTGGTTGTGCCTAGTGTTGTTGCGGTGAGGAGGTTGAGTGAGGGTGATACCACGTGGCGGTTGAAGGAGTTTGAAGCTGAGGTGGAGGCCATTGGGAGGGTCCAGCATCCAAACATTGTGCGGTTGAAAGCTTATTATTATGCAAATGATGAGAAATTGGTGGTTTCTGATTTCGTCCGCAATGGAAGCTTGTACACTGCGTTGCATG GGGAACCTTCCAATTCTTTGCCTTCACTTTCATGGGCTGCAAGGTTAAAATTTGCTCAGGGAACTGCCAGAGGTTTAATGTACATACATGAGCACAGCCCTCGAAAATATGTTCATGGCAACATCAAATCTACAAAAATCCTTCTTGATGATGAACTGCGGCCGCATATCTCAGGTTTCGGAATCACTCGTCTTGTCCCTGGTTCCTCTAATGTGAACAAAAACCAATCCATTGTAAGCTCCGCAATGGGTTCCAGAATTTGGACTGTTGCTACTGTTTACTTGGCACCTGAAGCTCGAATATATGGGAGCAAATTCACGCAGAAATGTGATGTCTACTCATTTGGTATAGTTCTCTTGGAATTATTAACTGGGAGACTGCCTGATGCCGGACCTGACAATGATGGTAAGGGGCTAGAGAGTTTTGTAAGGAAGGTGTTTCGAGAGGAGCGTCCCATGTCTGAGATTATAGACCCGACACTGCTAAATGAAGTTCATGCCAAGAAACAGGTACTTGCTACATTCCACATCGCTCTTAATTGCACCGAGCTGGATCCAGAGGTTCGTCCTAGGATGAGAACAGTGTCTGAGAATCTTGATCGCATTAAATcacaatga